One segment of Salvia splendens isolate huo1 chromosome 20, SspV2, whole genome shotgun sequence DNA contains the following:
- the LOC121782393 gene encoding uncharacterized protein LOC121782393, giving the protein MSSQPGRDGGPVPQLAADEQEVLKLEEELEEIAQKLLDYRTNLSGQLSSTISSLLESQRLLLPGLMRDTAGLPVMADSDEAEKLQLLKQKISSNASAMPVVLNRLKEYMARIDAFDSSNRIIHPAFKMKQTS; this is encoded by the exons ATGTCGTCCCAACCGGGAAGAGATGGTGGCCCGGTCCCCCAATTGGCCGCAGATGAACAAGAAGTGTTGAAACTAGAAGAAGAATTAGAGGAAATAGCTCAAAAATTACTCGACTACCGAACTAATCTTTCGGGACAACTTAGCTCCACTATCTCTTCTCTCCTTGAATCGCAAAGGCTACTTCTTCCAG GTCTGATGAGAGATACCGCGGGCCTTCCAGTAATGGCAGATTCAGACGAAGCTGAGAAGCTACAACTACTAAAACAGAAAATCTCAAGTAATGCCTCAGCAATGCCTGTCGTCTTGAATAGGTTGAAGGAATATATGGCCAGAATCGATGCCTTCGACTCTTCCAACCGGATTATCCATCCTGCTTTTAAAATGAAACAAACCAGTTGA